The following proteins are encoded in a genomic region of Actinomadura sp. NAK00032:
- a CDS encoding adenosylcobinamide-GDP ribazoletransferase, translating into MIEGLRLAVTLLTVVPLGRARVDRGTARAAMLLAPAAGLLTGGAAALVLLAGGALGLPGLLAAVLAVAATAAMTRALHLDGLADLADGLGSGRPAAEALTIMKRSDIGPFGVVTLLLTVLAQVAALASAPHPAVAALVAAVAGRLALPWACRSGVPSARPGGLGALVAGTVGTRAVLPVTAVVLAAATGAGAAAGGVGAAVQAGLAVLAALAAALLMLRHAVRRLGGVTGDVLGALVELAATAALVVLAARP; encoded by the coding sequence GTGATCGAGGGGCTGCGGCTGGCGGTGACGCTGCTGACCGTCGTCCCGCTGGGCCGGGCGCGGGTCGACCGCGGCACCGCGCGCGCCGCCATGCTGCTGGCCCCGGCCGCCGGTCTGCTCACCGGCGGCGCCGCCGCGCTCGTCCTGCTCGCGGGCGGCGCGCTCGGCCTGCCCGGCCTCCTGGCGGCGGTGCTCGCGGTGGCCGCGACGGCGGCGATGACCCGGGCGCTGCACCTGGACGGCCTGGCCGACCTCGCGGACGGGCTTGGCAGCGGCCGTCCCGCCGCCGAGGCCCTGACCATCATGAAGCGCTCGGACATCGGCCCGTTCGGCGTGGTCACGCTGCTGCTGACCGTCCTGGCCCAGGTCGCGGCGCTGGCCTCGGCGCCGCATCCGGCCGTCGCCGCGCTCGTCGCGGCGGTCGCCGGGCGGCTGGCGCTCCCGTGGGCCTGCCGGAGCGGCGTTCCGTCCGCGCGTCCCGGCGGCCTGGGCGCGCTGGTCGCGGGGACGGTCGGCACGCGCGCGGTGCTGCCGGTCACGGCGGTGGTCCTCGCCGCCGCCACGGGCGCCGGAGCGGCCGCCGGCGGGGTCGGCGCCGCCGTCCAGGCCGGGCTCGCGGTGCTCGCCGCGCTGGCCGCCGCGCTGCTGATGCTCCGGCACGCCGTCCGGCGGCTGGGCGGCGTGACCGGCGACGTCCTCGGCGCCCTCGTCGAGCTCGCCGCGACGGCCGCGCTGGTCGTCCTCGCCGCCCGGCCGTGA
- a CDS encoding TIGR01777 family oxidoreductase — translation MRVTVTGSSGLIGSALVQSLREDGHDVVRLVRREPARDDEARWSPADGCVEKDSLEGADAVVHLAGAGVGDRPWTKAYKRKIRDSRLAGTRTLAEGIAAANPRPRVLVCGSAIGYYGDTGDREVDEESPAGAGFLADLVRDWEAAADPAREAGVRVVLPRTGVVLAREGGILGRTLPLFRLGLGGTLGDGRQWTSWISLADQVAALRFLIDREIEGPVNLTAPNPVTNAAYTRALGSVLHRPARLAVPRFALRAALRGFADEGPLVSQRVLPRRLAGAGFRFAHEHVDEALAAVL, via the coding sequence ATGAGGGTCACCGTCACGGGCTCGTCGGGCCTCATCGGCTCGGCGCTGGTGCAGTCACTGCGGGAGGACGGCCACGACGTCGTCCGGCTGGTCCGGCGGGAGCCGGCGCGCGACGACGAGGCGCGCTGGTCACCGGCGGACGGATGCGTCGAGAAGGACTCCCTGGAGGGCGCGGACGCGGTCGTGCACCTGGCGGGCGCCGGGGTCGGCGACCGGCCGTGGACGAAGGCGTACAAGCGCAAGATCCGGGACAGCCGGCTGGCCGGCACCCGGACGCTCGCGGAGGGGATCGCGGCGGCGAACCCGCGGCCCCGGGTGCTGGTGTGCGGGTCGGCGATCGGCTACTACGGCGACACCGGCGACCGGGAGGTGGACGAGGAGTCCCCCGCCGGGGCGGGCTTCCTCGCCGACCTCGTCCGCGACTGGGAGGCCGCGGCCGACCCGGCGCGGGAGGCGGGCGTCCGGGTCGTGCTGCCGCGCACCGGGGTCGTGCTGGCCCGCGAGGGCGGCATCCTCGGGCGGACGCTGCCGCTGTTCCGGCTGGGGCTCGGCGGCACGCTCGGCGACGGCCGGCAGTGGACGAGCTGGATCTCCCTCGCCGACCAGGTCGCGGCGCTGCGGTTCCTGATCGACCGGGAGATCGAGGGGCCGGTCAACCTGACCGCGCCGAACCCGGTGACGAACGCGGCCTACACGCGGGCGCTCGGCAGCGTCCTGCACCGGCCGGCGCGGCTGGCGGTGCCGCGGTTCGCGCTGCGGGCGGCGCTGCGCGGGTTCGCCGACGAGGGGCCGCTGGTCAGCCAGCGGGTGCTGCCCCGGCGGCTCGCCGGGGCGGGGTTCCGGTTCGCGCACGAGCACGTGGACGAGGCCCTCGCCGCCGTCCTGTGA
- a CDS encoding leucyl aminopeptidase: MTSISLDSAALASLDTDAIVIGVTPAGAGAAPAGAEDLDRAMDGRLADALGALGATGKAGEITRLPTLGAVTAKVVVAAGLGEDPSAEDLRRAAGAAVRSLAGTARVAVALPAASAEAVEAVALGALLGAYSFDTFRTGGDRKAPVEEIRLAAPAAEEAAVARARTLAASVKLVRDLVNTPPSHLTPEDLAAEAGRVAAESGLAIEVLDEKALVEGGYGGIAGVGQGSVNPPRLVRLAYTHAEASRTLALVGKGITFDSGGLSLKPTEAMDWMKSDMGGAAAVLGALDAIAKLGPKVNVVGYLAIAENMPSGTAQRPSDVLRMYGGKTVEVLNTDAEGRLVMADAIVRAGEDSPDLIVDVATLTGAQLVALGTRTTGVMANDDDVREKVVAAAERAGEPSWGMPLPAELRKGLDSAVADIANISGERWGGMLVAGTFLKEFVPDGVKWAHLDIAGPSFNKGEAYGYTPKGGTGAAARTLVQLAEDVAAGIL; the protein is encoded by the coding sequence GTGACGAGCATCAGCCTTGACAGCGCAGCCCTGGCCAGTCTTGACACCGACGCGATCGTGATCGGCGTCACTCCAGCCGGGGCGGGCGCCGCGCCGGCCGGGGCGGAAGACCTCGACCGCGCCATGGACGGCCGCCTCGCGGACGCGCTCGGCGCGCTCGGCGCCACCGGCAAGGCCGGTGAGATCACCAGGCTGCCGACGCTCGGCGCCGTCACCGCCAAGGTCGTCGTCGCCGCCGGGCTCGGCGAGGACCCCTCCGCCGAGGACCTGCGCCGCGCCGCCGGCGCCGCCGTCCGGTCCCTCGCGGGCACGGCCCGGGTCGCCGTGGCGCTGCCCGCGGCGTCCGCCGAGGCCGTCGAGGCGGTCGCGCTCGGCGCGCTGCTCGGCGCCTACTCCTTCGACACCTTCCGCACCGGCGGCGACCGCAAGGCCCCCGTCGAGGAGATCCGGCTCGCGGCGCCCGCTGCCGAGGAGGCCGCCGTCGCCCGCGCCCGCACCCTCGCCGCGTCGGTGAAGCTCGTCCGCGACCTGGTCAACACCCCGCCCTCGCACCTGACGCCCGAGGACCTCGCCGCCGAGGCGGGCCGCGTCGCCGCCGAGTCCGGGCTCGCGATCGAGGTGCTGGACGAGAAGGCCCTCGTGGAGGGCGGCTACGGCGGCATCGCCGGCGTCGGGCAGGGCTCGGTGAACCCGCCGCGGCTCGTCCGGCTCGCCTACACCCACGCCGAGGCGTCCCGGACGCTCGCGCTGGTCGGCAAGGGCATCACGTTCGACTCCGGCGGCCTGTCCCTCAAGCCCACCGAGGCGATGGACTGGATGAAGTCCGACATGGGCGGCGCCGCGGCGGTGCTCGGCGCGCTCGACGCCATCGCCAAGCTCGGCCCGAAGGTCAACGTCGTCGGCTACCTCGCCATCGCCGAGAACATGCCGAGCGGCACCGCGCAGCGCCCGTCCGACGTGCTGCGCATGTACGGCGGCAAGACCGTGGAGGTCCTCAACACCGACGCCGAGGGCCGCCTGGTCATGGCCGACGCCATCGTCCGCGCCGGCGAGGACTCCCCCGACCTCATCGTGGACGTCGCCACGCTGACCGGCGCGCAGCTCGTCGCGCTCGGCACCCGCACCACCGGCGTCATGGCCAACGACGACGACGTCCGCGAGAAGGTCGTGGCGGCGGCCGAGCGCGCGGGCGAGCCGTCCTGGGGCATGCCGCTGCCGGCCGAGCTGCGCAAGGGCCTGGACTCGGCGGTCGCCGACATCGCCAACATCAGCGGCGAGCGCTGGGGCGGCATGCTCGTCGCCGGGACGTTCCTGAAGGAGTTCGTGCCGGACGGCGTCAAGTGGGCGCACCTCGACATCGCCGGACCGTCCTTCAACAAGGGCGAGGCGTACGGCTACACCCCGAAGGGCGGCACCGGCGCGGCGGCCCGCACGCTGGTCCAGCTCGCCGAGGACGTCGCCGCGGGAATTCTGTAG
- the lipB gene encoding lipoyl(octanoyl) transferase LipB, whose product MSDVDAGELVVVHAGFGEAAVPYEAGWELQKRTHALRVDDAIPDTVLLLEHRAVYTAGKRTEALDRPFGDPGAPVVDVDRGGKITWHGPGQLTGYPIVRLPDPVDVVGYVRLLERMMMDVCAELGLATTTVEGRSGLWVPGAPDRKIGSIGIRVARGVAMHGFMLNCDNDMGWFDKIVPCGIRDVGSTNLSRELDREVTVAEVVPLVERHLAAALGAAETFHRTTAQLGVSADQAMTL is encoded by the coding sequence GTGAGCGATGTGGACGCAGGCGAGCTGGTGGTGGTGCACGCGGGGTTCGGCGAGGCGGCCGTCCCCTACGAGGCGGGCTGGGAGCTGCAGAAACGCACCCACGCGCTGCGGGTGGACGACGCGATCCCCGACACCGTCCTGCTGCTGGAGCACCGGGCGGTCTACACGGCGGGCAAGCGCACCGAGGCGCTCGACCGGCCGTTCGGCGACCCCGGCGCCCCGGTGGTCGACGTCGACCGCGGCGGCAAGATCACCTGGCACGGGCCGGGGCAGCTCACCGGCTACCCGATCGTCCGGCTGCCCGACCCCGTCGACGTCGTCGGCTACGTGCGGCTGCTGGAGCGCATGATGATGGACGTCTGCGCCGAGCTCGGGCTGGCGACGACGACCGTGGAGGGGCGCAGCGGGCTGTGGGTGCCGGGCGCGCCCGACCGCAAGATCGGCTCCATCGGGATCCGGGTGGCGCGCGGCGTGGCGATGCACGGCTTCATGCTGAACTGCGACAACGACATGGGCTGGTTCGACAAGATCGTCCCCTGCGGGATCCGGGACGTCGGGTCGACCAACCTCAGCCGGGAGCTCGATCGGGAGGTCACGGTCGCGGAGGTCGTGCCGCTGGTCGAGCGGCACCTCGCAGCGGCGCTCGGCGCGGCGGAGACGTTCCACCGCACCACGGCGCAGCTGGGCGTGTCAGCGGATCAGGCCATGACCTTGTAG
- a CDS encoding thioredoxin domain-containing protein, with protein sequence MGNPPNNPWPPQPGQPGPGGGPPYGPPPVPPPGGPPPGMPGGYGPPPGTPYGPPHGPPGPPPPGRKGAGGPVLALLGGGLVVVLIIVAAVVLVLQSGDDDGGGDGGGDVQLRVGKIAGGAEAMPQADGSLVMSRPGVAAPVVDIYEDFACPPCGAFDSKHDPMLKQLVVAGRAKVVFHPMLIFGASTQPAHDNSLRAASALRCVGDGAHWLSYQDALYANQPESESSTGYTTDQLLSLAEPLGLTGDDFTSCVKSQRYAGSVKTVSQGYISSGIQGTPTVRVNGRKLDTSDTASPEALRRAIEAAA encoded by the coding sequence GTGGGCAACCCCCCGAACAATCCCTGGCCGCCCCAGCCGGGGCAGCCCGGCCCTGGTGGCGGGCCGCCCTACGGCCCGCCTCCCGTCCCGCCGCCGGGCGGGCCCCCGCCCGGCATGCCCGGCGGCTACGGCCCGCCTCCCGGCACGCCCTACGGCCCGCCCCACGGGCCGCCCGGTCCGCCTCCGCCCGGACGGAAAGGCGCCGGCGGGCCGGTGCTCGCGCTGCTCGGCGGCGGCCTCGTCGTCGTGCTGATCATCGTGGCGGCGGTCGTGCTCGTCCTCCAGAGCGGCGACGATGACGGCGGCGGCGATGGCGGCGGCGACGTCCAGCTGCGGGTCGGCAAGATCGCCGGAGGCGCGGAGGCGATGCCCCAGGCCGACGGCAGCCTCGTCATGTCCAGGCCCGGCGTCGCCGCCCCGGTCGTCGACATCTACGAGGACTTCGCGTGCCCGCCCTGCGGCGCGTTCGACAGCAAGCACGACCCGATGCTGAAGCAGCTCGTGGTCGCGGGACGCGCCAAGGTCGTCTTCCACCCGATGCTGATCTTCGGTGCGAGCACCCAGCCGGCGCACGACAACTCGCTGCGCGCCGCGTCCGCCCTGCGCTGCGTCGGCGACGGCGCGCACTGGCTCTCCTACCAGGACGCCCTCTACGCCAACCAGCCCGAGAGCGAGAGCTCCACGGGCTACACCACGGACCAGCTGCTCTCCCTGGCCGAGCCCCTCGGGCTGACGGGGGACGACTTCACCTCCTGCGTGAAGAGCCAGCGCTACGCGGGCAGCGTGAAGACGGTCAGCCAGGGCTACATATCGTCCGGGATCCAGGGCACGCCGACGGTGCGGGTGAACGGGCGCAAGCTCGACACGTCCGACACCGCGAGCCCCGAGGCGCTGCGCCGCGCCATCGAAGCCGCCGCGTGA
- a CDS encoding bifunctional adenosylcobinamide kinase/adenosylcobinamide-phosphate guanylyltransferase, producing MNIELRGIAAAQGWPAPGCRCASCNRLRAAGVRHEPLGGLADGVPLDDLPRTEVPGGHEVRSPGGGRVLVAAGPGARPEPAPGVRYDAVLLDLAGSPEHLGRLRRVGAVTAATEVAAVHVDHRLPSPAELERRMAFWNRPGDGPFRTLLLGGSRSGKSAEAELRLAACPDVLYVATGPVRDDDPAWAERVAAHRRRRPAWWRTAETTALADVLASATGAVLVDGIGTWLAAAMDESAAWDDPSRALPRLDELVEAWRGTAARVVAVSDEVGLSLVPTTPSGRAFRDLLGLANQRLAAESEEAALVVAGRVMELP from the coding sequence ATGAACATCGAGCTTCGCGGCATCGCCGCTGCCCAGGGCTGGCCCGCGCCCGGCTGCCGGTGCGCGTCCTGCAACCGGCTGCGCGCCGCCGGCGTCCGGCACGAGCCGCTCGGCGGCCTCGCCGACGGCGTACCGCTGGACGACCTGCCGCGCACGGAGGTGCCCGGCGGCCACGAGGTCCGCTCCCCCGGCGGCGGGCGCGTCCTGGTGGCGGCGGGCCCGGGGGCGCGGCCGGAACCGGCCCCGGGGGTGCGGTACGACGCCGTCCTGCTCGACCTCGCGGGCTCCCCCGAGCACCTCGGCCGCCTGCGGCGCGTCGGAGCGGTGACGGCCGCGACCGAGGTCGCCGCCGTCCACGTGGACCACCGGCTGCCCTCCCCCGCCGAGCTGGAGCGCCGCATGGCCTTCTGGAACCGGCCCGGGGACGGCCCGTTCCGCACCCTGCTGCTCGGCGGGAGCCGGTCGGGGAAGTCGGCCGAGGCGGAGCTGCGGCTGGCCGCGTGCCCGGACGTCCTCTACGTCGCGACCGGCCCCGTCCGCGACGACGACCCCGCGTGGGCCGAGCGGGTCGCGGCGCACCGGCGGCGCCGCCCGGCCTGGTGGCGCACCGCCGAGACGACGGCCCTGGCGGACGTCCTGGCGTCCGCGACGGGCGCGGTCCTGGTGGACGGCATCGGCACCTGGCTGGCCGCCGCGATGGACGAGTCCGCCGCCTGGGACGACCCGTCGCGGGCGCTGCCCCGCCTCGACGAGCTGGTCGAGGCGTGGCGCGGCACGGCGGCGCGGGTGGTCGCGGTCAGCGACGAGGTCGGGCTGTCCCTGGTGCCGACGACGCCGTCCGGGCGGGCGTTCCGGGACCTGCTCGGGCTGGCCAACCAGCGGCTCGCGGCCGAGTCGGAGGAGGCCGCCCTGGTGGTCGCGGGACGCGTCATGGAGCTGCCGTGA
- a CDS encoding aldo/keto reductase family protein: MEFRNLGRSGLKISEIAYGNWLTHGSQVEEDAARACVRTALDEGITTFDTADVYAGTRAEEVLGRALKGQRREGLEIFTKVYWPTGPGVNDRGLSRKHIFESIHASLGRLGTDYVDLYQAHRFDYETPLEETLRAFDDLVRQGKVLYVGVSEWRAEEIERALKIADEMGFDRIVSSQPQYSMLWRVIEEEVVPLCEREGVGQIVWSPIAQGVLTGKYKPGQPLPEGSRATDDKGGADMIKRYLNDDLLTRVQELRPIADGLGLSMAQLAIAWTLQNPNVSAAIVGATRPEQVTDNVKAAGVKLDADVLKRIDDVLGSAVIRDPAKTASPRKRP, encoded by the coding sequence ATGGAGTTCCGAAACCTGGGCCGGAGCGGTCTGAAGATCAGCGAGATCGCGTACGGCAACTGGCTCACCCACGGCTCCCAGGTCGAGGAGGACGCCGCCCGCGCGTGCGTGCGGACCGCCCTCGACGAGGGGATCACCACCTTCGACACCGCCGACGTCTACGCCGGCACGCGCGCCGAGGAGGTCCTCGGCCGCGCGCTCAAGGGGCAGCGCCGCGAAGGCCTGGAGATCTTCACCAAGGTCTACTGGCCGACCGGGCCCGGCGTGAACGACCGGGGCCTGTCCCGCAAGCACATCTTCGAGTCGATCCACGCCTCCCTGGGCCGGCTCGGCACCGACTACGTGGACCTGTACCAGGCCCACCGGTTCGACTACGAGACGCCGCTGGAGGAGACCCTGCGCGCGTTCGACGACCTCGTCCGGCAGGGCAAGGTGCTGTACGTCGGCGTGTCGGAGTGGCGGGCCGAGGAGATCGAGCGCGCCCTCAAGATCGCCGACGAGATGGGCTTCGACCGGATCGTCTCGAGCCAGCCGCAGTACTCGATGCTGTGGCGGGTCATCGAGGAGGAGGTCGTCCCGCTGTGCGAGCGCGAGGGGGTCGGCCAGATCGTCTGGTCGCCGATCGCGCAGGGCGTGCTGACCGGCAAGTACAAGCCGGGCCAGCCGCTGCCGGAGGGGTCGCGCGCCACCGACGACAAGGGCGGCGCGGACATGATCAAGCGCTACCTGAACGACGACCTGCTGACCCGCGTGCAGGAGCTGCGGCCCATCGCCGACGGCCTCGGGCTGTCGATGGCGCAGCTGGCGATCGCCTGGACGCTGCAGAACCCGAACGTGTCGGCGGCGATCGTGGGCGCGACCCGTCCCGAGCAGGTCACCGACAACGTGAAGGCCGCGGGGGTGAAGCTGGACGCCGACGTGCTGAAGCGGATCGACGACGTGCTCGGCTCGGCCGTCATCCGCGACCCGGCCAAGACCGCCAGCCCGCGCAAGCGCCCCTGA
- the sucB gene encoding 2-oxoglutarate dehydrogenase, E2 component, dihydrolipoamide succinyltransferase, giving the protein MPVSVTMPQLGESVTEGTVTRWLKKEGERVETDEPLLEVSTDKVDTEIPSPASGILTSITVAEDETVEVGAELAVIGDEGEAPSGGGAPADAEQQAPAAPEPPRQEAPQPPAPQGPPPAAWPPPAQQQAPAPPAPPAPPAPAPQQAPQQPAPQAPEPAPAAQAQPAAPSGEGPYVTPLVRKLAAEHGVDLGTVKGTGVGGRIRKQDVLEAARAAQEAAARQQAAPAAPAAPAAPAQVPAGRHAAPAPAGAPAEQLALRGRTEKMSRMRQTIARRMVESLQVSAQLTTVVEVDVTRIARLREQAKADFEAREGVKLSFLPFFAQAAVEALKAHPKLNAVINSETNEVTYHDVENLGIAVDVQERGLMVPVVHNAGQLNLGGLAQRIADLAERTRAGNVSPDELAGGTFTLTNTGSRGALFDTPILNQPQVGMLGTGAVVKRPAVIDDPQLGEVIAVRSMVYLALTYDHRLIDGADAARFLATIKHRLEEGNFDADLGL; this is encoded by the coding sequence ATGCCGGTCTCCGTCACCATGCCCCAGCTCGGCGAGAGCGTCACCGAGGGCACCGTCACCCGCTGGCTCAAGAAGGAGGGCGAGCGCGTCGAGACCGACGAGCCGCTCCTCGAGGTGTCCACCGACAAGGTGGACACCGAGATCCCCTCGCCCGCCTCGGGCATCCTGACCAGCATCACCGTCGCCGAGGACGAGACCGTCGAGGTCGGCGCCGAACTGGCGGTCATCGGCGACGAGGGCGAGGCGCCGTCCGGCGGCGGCGCCCCGGCCGACGCCGAGCAGCAGGCCCCGGCCGCGCCGGAGCCGCCGCGGCAGGAGGCCCCCCAGCCGCCGGCGCCGCAGGGCCCGCCGCCCGCCGCGTGGCCGCCGCCCGCGCAGCAGCAGGCCCCGGCGCCGCCCGCGCCGCCGGCCCCGCCCGCGCCCGCCCCGCAGCAGGCGCCGCAGCAGCCGGCCCCGCAGGCGCCCGAGCCGGCCCCGGCCGCCCAGGCCCAGCCGGCGGCCCCGTCCGGCGAGGGCCCGTACGTGACGCCGCTGGTGCGCAAGCTCGCCGCCGAGCACGGCGTCGACCTCGGCACGGTGAAGGGCACCGGCGTCGGCGGCCGGATCCGCAAGCAGGACGTCCTGGAGGCCGCCCGCGCCGCGCAGGAGGCCGCCGCCCGGCAGCAGGCCGCGCCCGCCGCCCCGGCCGCCCCCGCCGCGCCGGCCCAGGTGCCGGCCGGCCGGCACGCCGCGCCCGCCCCCGCGGGCGCCCCGGCCGAGCAGCTCGCGCTGCGCGGCCGCACCGAGAAGATGTCGCGGATGCGGCAGACGATCGCCCGCCGCATGGTCGAGTCGCTGCAGGTGTCCGCGCAGCTCACCACCGTGGTCGAGGTGGACGTCACGCGGATCGCGCGGCTGCGCGAGCAGGCGAAGGCCGACTTCGAGGCCCGCGAGGGCGTCAAGCTGTCGTTCCTGCCGTTCTTCGCGCAGGCGGCGGTCGAGGCGCTCAAGGCGCACCCGAAGCTGAACGCGGTCATCAACAGCGAGACCAACGAGGTCACCTACCACGACGTCGAGAACCTCGGCATCGCGGTGGACGTGCAGGAGCGCGGCCTGATGGTCCCGGTCGTGCACAACGCCGGGCAGCTGAACCTGGGCGGCCTCGCGCAGCGGATCGCCGACCTCGCCGAGCGCACCCGCGCCGGCAACGTCAGCCCGGACGAGCTGGCCGGCGGCACCTTCACGCTGACCAACACCGGCAGCCGCGGCGCGCTGTTCGACACCCCGATCCTCAACCAGCCGCAGGTCGGCATGCTCGGCACCGGCGCCGTGGTGAAGCGCCCCGCCGTCATCGACGACCCGCAGCTGGGCGAGGTCATCGCGGTCCGGTCGATGGTCTACCTGGCGCTGACCTACGACCACCGCCTGATCGACGGCGCGGACGCCGCCCGCTTCCTCGCCACGATCAAGCACCGCCTGGAGGAGGGCAACTTCGACGCCGACCTCGGTCTCTGA
- a CDS encoding peptidase E, translating to MSTDGQPHILAIGGGTFVPDGRDGLAPSPLLRYAFDLTGQDRPRVCVVTTAMGDAPQYVARSYAAFSALDAEVSHLALFPMPNVADMRAHLLTQDLVYVGGGSVANLLALWRLHGLDEIMREAWQEGVVLSGQSAGALCWHVGGNTDSFGPQLAPMTDGLGLLPFSCGVHYDSEPQRRPLLQQLVGEGTLPGGYAADESVALHYVGTEFVQAVSYRQDAGAYRVEPDGPGKAKETRLEPRLLAAL from the coding sequence ATGAGCACTGACGGACAGCCGCACATCCTCGCGATCGGCGGGGGCACCTTCGTGCCGGACGGCCGGGACGGGCTCGCGCCCAGCCCGCTGCTGCGCTACGCGTTCGACCTGACCGGGCAGGACCGGCCCCGCGTCTGCGTCGTCACGACCGCGATGGGGGACGCGCCGCAGTACGTCGCGCGCTCCTACGCCGCGTTCTCCGCCCTGGACGCCGAGGTCAGCCACCTGGCGCTGTTCCCGATGCCCAACGTCGCCGACATGCGGGCGCACCTGCTCACCCAGGACCTCGTCTACGTGGGCGGCGGCAGCGTCGCGAACCTGCTGGCGCTGTGGCGGCTGCACGGGCTCGACGAGATCATGCGGGAGGCGTGGCAGGAGGGCGTCGTGCTGTCCGGGCAGAGCGCGGGCGCGCTGTGCTGGCACGTCGGCGGCAACACCGACTCGTTCGGGCCGCAGCTCGCGCCGATGACCGACGGCCTCGGCCTGCTGCCGTTCTCGTGCGGGGTGCACTACGACAGCGAGCCGCAGCGCCGGCCCCTGCTGCAGCAGCTCGTCGGCGAGGGGACGCTGCCGGGCGGGTACGCGGCCGACGAGTCGGTGGCCCTGCACTACGTCGGCACCGAGTTCGTCCAGGCCGTCTCCTACCGGCAGGACGCGGGCGCCTACCGCGTCGAACCGGACGGGCCCGGCAAGGCGAAGGAGACGCGGCTGGAGCCGCGGCTGCTCGCCGCCCTCTGA
- the lpdA gene encoding dihydrolipoyl dehydrogenase, whose amino-acid sequence MERPVANSGTFDIVVLGAGSGGYACALRAAELGRSVALIERDESLGGTCLNRGCIPTKALLHAAEVADHARDAAKFGVKTTFEGIDVAGVNAYKDKVVSTTVKGLTGLIKTRGIEVVHGTGRLTGPTTVEVTAPGGETSVIEGGHIVLGTGSQPKSLPGLEIDGERVISSDHALRLEHVPASVVILGGGVIGVEFASVWRSFGAEVTIVEALPHLLPLEEESSSKRLERAFRKRGIKFETGTRFESAKPTQGGVSVTLEGGKTVDAELLLVAVGRGPISDGIGLAEAGVETERGFVKVDEYCRTNVPTISAVGDLIPTPQLAHVGFAEGILVAERLSGLTPPPIDYDGVPRITYSDPEVASVGITSAVARERGHQIKEVVYDLAGNPKSKILGTQGEVKVIAAVDGPVLGIHMVGARVGELIAEGQLIYNWEALPSEVAQLIHPHPTQSEAVGEAHLALAGKPLHVHG is encoded by the coding sequence ATGGAGCGTCCAGTGGCCAACAGCGGCACCTTCGACATCGTCGTCCTAGGCGCCGGCAGCGGCGGTTACGCGTGCGCGCTGCGCGCCGCCGAGCTCGGCAGGTCGGTCGCACTCATCGAGCGGGACGAGTCCCTCGGCGGGACGTGCCTCAACCGCGGATGCATCCCCACCAAGGCGCTGCTGCACGCGGCCGAGGTGGCGGACCACGCGCGGGACGCGGCGAAGTTCGGCGTCAAGACCACGTTCGAGGGCATCGACGTGGCCGGTGTGAACGCCTACAAGGACAAGGTCGTCTCGACGACCGTCAAGGGCCTCACCGGGCTGATCAAGACCCGGGGCATCGAGGTCGTGCACGGCACCGGCCGGCTCACCGGCCCGACCACCGTCGAGGTCACCGCGCCCGGCGGGGAGACCAGCGTGATCGAGGGCGGGCACATCGTCCTCGGCACCGGCTCGCAGCCCAAGAGCCTGCCCGGCCTGGAGATCGACGGCGAGCGCGTCATCTCCAGCGACCACGCGCTGCGGCTGGAGCACGTGCCCGCGTCCGTCGTCATCCTCGGCGGCGGCGTGATCGGCGTCGAGTTCGCGAGCGTGTGGCGCTCGTTCGGCGCCGAGGTCACGATCGTGGAGGCGCTGCCGCACCTGCTCCCGCTGGAGGAGGAGTCCAGCTCCAAACGGCTGGAGCGCGCGTTCCGCAAGCGCGGCATCAAGTTCGAGACCGGCACCCGGTTCGAGAGCGCCAAGCCGACGCAGGGCGGCGTCTCCGTCACCCTCGAAGGCGGCAAGACCGTCGACGCCGAGCTGCTGCTCGTCGCGGTCGGCCGCGGCCCGATCTCCGACGGCATCGGGCTGGCCGAGGCCGGCGTCGAGACCGAGCGCGGGTTCGTCAAGGTCGACGAGTACTGCCGGACGAACGTGCCCACGATCTCCGCGGTGGGCGACCTGATCCCCACCCCGCAGCTGGCCCACGTCGGCTTCGCCGAGGGCATCCTCGTCGCCGAGCGGCTGAGCGGGCTCACCCCGCCGCCGATCGACTACGACGGCGTGCCCCGCATCACCTACTCCGACCCCGAGGTGGCCTCGGTCGGCATCACGTCCGCGGTGGCGCGCGAGCGCGGGCACCAGATCAAGGAGGTCGTCTACGACCTGGCCGGCAACCCCAAGAGCAAGATCCTGGGGACGCAGGGCGAGGTCAAGGTGATCGCCGCCGTGGACGGCCCCGTCCTCGGCATCCACATGGTCGGCGCGCGCGTCGGCGAGCTCATCGCGGAGGGCCAGCTCATCTACAACTGGGAGGCCCTCCCGAGCGAGGTCGCCCAGCTGATCCATCCCCACCCGACCCAGTCCGAGGCGGTCGGCGAGGCACATCTCGCCCTCGCCGGCAAACCACTGCACGTGCACGGCTGA